TTCTGCTTCCAGACTGAAGCTGTCCCCCAGCCCATCGTCCCGAGTCACCGTTTCCAGGGTCTCAGGATCTTCCTCGTCCCGCACCAAGAGGAAGAGAGTGGAGGTTGAGGCTGTGGATGTGTCTGAGGCGGGCCAGCTGCTGGTGTCAGAAGAAGCCACAGCCAGTGGCGCCGTCACCATATCCCCCACTGACATGGACGGGAACGCAGTCACTCTCACCAATGACTCCGAGCAGGTGGGCATCCAGACCAACAATAAAAGGACGCAGTAAATGAATGTAAAGGTTAGGATGAAAAGGTTCTAGTTCAAGCTTggtgctgtgttttgtttttcaggaccAGCCACTGGGCAACTGGAGGTTGAAGAGACAGGTGGATGAAGGAGAGGAAGTCATCTACAAGTTCTCCCCAAAGTTTGTCCTCAAGGCTGGGCAGTCCGTCACGGTGAGTGGAAGATGAGAAAATGAGgtcattttttgtttaacttgtgGAGTGTTCTATTCAGATCATTTGTATCCAAGCTTTCTTTGAttcatacaaaacacacatgttgaGTAGTGAGGCGGTACCAAGATGCCACATACTCACAGTctgctgttaaaatgtttacGTGTAAGCTTGTGATGTGATTTCTATAAAATAAGCATAACAGaatttaaatattcagaaaaaaatatttctgatcAATCAAGCTGTAGATTAATAAAGTTAGACCAGAGACATGGAACACCTGTCTGGGTTTATGTCCCTGGTATAAGATGCTGTATGGATGCCTGAAAGTGTGGGGATCATTTATTCTTCTGTATTGTGTTAACAGGTGTGGTCTGCTGATGCCGGCGTGGCCCACAGTCCACCAACTGACCTGCTGTGGAAGAGTCAGACTTCCTGGGGCACAGGAAATGACATCATCACCACTCTGGTCAACGGCGATGGCGAGGTAAACATATACCTACCTTTATGTCTGCATGCGTTATCCATGTTATCCCTTGCGGAGACTCATGTGGGTTGGTTGACTGTCTGTCCCGCAGGAGGTGGCCACACGCACTGTTACCAAGGCtgaggtggaggtggagaacggagaagaagaggaggaggaagaggaactgGCGGTGAGGCAACTCCACACTGTTTATGAaccctgtttgtttttaaagtttttttcaaCTCGTCAAATTTGGAATACGATCTgaacctttttttctctccctgcaggGCAAGGCGTCATCCAGAGAGTGTGCCATAATGTGAGGCCTTCCTTCCCCTCTGTCGGCCTTGCCTTCCCTTCCCTTATTCCCTAGAGCCACTCCAAAACCATCCTGTCAATTACGCCTCGtcattatgtgtttgtttttttattcttcaagAAAATATAAGAATTTTTTGGACTAATGGACTTTTTTACtgccctgtgtttctctggACCTGTTTTTAATGAGACCGTTTCTAAAATATTACTATCAATGCCAACTTCTGACGATCCCCATTGTTGAGTCCGACTGATTAATCCCATAATTCTCTACGTGTCTCTACATGTCCTTCATTCAAAATATGTTAGTGAAATCAACCCAGAAAGGACCTGGGCTGTAATGCCCTACAGTTCAATGCATTTACAACACAGAATAGATGATGAGCAGCTCTTAATTGGATTATGGTGTTTTGAGTGTTGTTTGTACTGTTAATGATggaattctgacattttcaattTATGTGTTCCATATTAGGTTAATATCAAAAAATGACCTATTTGAATAGCATATAAAACCCGACTCGGATACTGAAAAACTTCCCTTTAATGGGCAACACATTGTCCACATGGAATGACAGTTGAAATTAGGGATGAATTGAATTGAAATCCCTAAACCAGAATGTGTGCCAAGTGTTGACATgagctgctgtctgtctgttagAGGTAACTCTTGACACAGCAGCTTCCACCTGTCCTCAGTTAAATGCGCTGTGTCGTGTTGGCTCGATGGCAGCCCAATATAAATGTGTCCTGCCAGTTAGTATCATGAtcattacaaaaaatgtattgtatggaAACCTTTAGTGCCCACTAGGATCTGCTTCTTTAGCCTTCGAGTTGAACAGGCGGAAGCAGCTCTGGTAATGGTGTCATGTGTTATCAGCTAAGAAGACATCCCAGTTTAACTCCTGGTCATGTGTTCATATTTAGTAACACACTGCTGCAATTATGATGGCTCAGACAGCACCGTGACTGCAGGTCTTACTGAATTAATGTGCTTAAAGAAATCATTGTACACAGGGGCAAGGGTGACAGCAACTGCAGGCCGTTTAGCCTCAGAGTTGCTCTCACGCCTCCTGTGCCATCTTGGGGAAACTGTGTGTGCTTTACATTGCtagttattatttttctatagAGGGCTTGTCTATGTAACCAATTTGTTTACCCAAGATATTTCATGTACTTTTTAGGGATGATTAAGGTTAGGGTTGGGtttattatctttaaatgtatttcaggaTTGTGCTGAAACTATCATGAACACTACTCTGCAGTGTTGTGCTGGGCAGTGTCGGACTAACTGACCGAATTGATTGTTCTCTGAGATATGACGCTTTTTCAGTCCCTCCAGGAAAACTTTAATTTAAGCTTATTCAAACCATAACTTCATTTAATTACCAAGCTTTTCCTAAGAAACTGCTGTTTTTACCAGTCACTGGCAAGATTAGCTGCCTTTGACAAAGTTATTGGTCAATGTTAATATGAATGATCACAGTTAGTAGTTAGAACTTAAGTGAAATCTGAATTCAggtaaataacattatttaaaaataggCACAACGTGATGCCTTCAGGAGCTTTTTATAGAAAACCTGTTCCTGGAGGGACTGTCACATGATATATGTGACAGATGTGATATTTCTAATGAGGACATAATTTGACCTTGTATTGTTAATGTGGGGAGGGTTGGGGCGGGGGCGGCATGCCAAATGTGAGTTTTGATTAAAGATTAACTTGTTGAACTACTTTTTGTacacaataaatgttttacataaacAAACTTGATATTATGAGTGGTTATTAATACACACATGAGAGAACTGCCAAATGTTGCTATCCTCATCTGAGTTATAATATGCTAACAGCCAGAACTTCTGGCATAGACTATAAGGATATATATCTATAAGGAAAGCAGAATGATTTGAAGATGAGAAAATGACAGCGCTAATACTGTCACACTTATACTTTTTggtgtttccctttcctgtagtgttatataggttgttgtgcatgtaaatggtctgcaacgtTTAAAATCTCTGTGTTCCGTCCAAAAGGAGTTtccctgaaacgcctccattggaatcctttgtttacttctttaacaTAATGACATGACCCCccccaacacattgtagtgATTGGCTAAGCAAtgagacatctctaagcggttgatcacaacagagcctgccagctaaccaatcagagcagacttggctctggtttcagacagagggtggattaagttaaagcatggaaacatgccacagtagaggcacaaaatataagTCAGGAAAACCAGATAAATTAGCATATTAGGGCCCTTAAGTTATTTGCTAGGTTGAAAATGTATAGGTGTTTGCAAAAGTGCAGGAAAAGGAACACCAAAGCAATGTTGTTAAAGTCAACCAATATGCAATGAAAAAGGACATGCTGAGAGAAAATTCTGGAATgtaaatgaaatacacaaatatgATAACATTTcagtaatgtgtttatttcaagTAAGTATGTTTTTAAACGATTTTTCATTTTGTAGACAGGAAGGAGGATTACATCCAGGAGGCGGCAGTAATGCAGCTGCAGTCagacaccacagaagaagaaggagagctACATGGTTAAGCTAAATCGGACTGCTTTTAGGTTTCCTGTTTGTTGCTGACAGTTAAACCTTTTGCTGCTCCAGGATGCTGCTGGTTCTGTCTGAGGAACACAAGGAACACCTCTCCTTCCTGCCGCAGGTCGACGCCGCAGGTCAGTACCTGGTCCTGGTACCTGGTCCTGGGTCAGTACCTGGTCCTCGTTCAGCCCTGGGAGATGACTGTCAGCTGACTGCAACCTTTCATCCGCTGCCTCCAGCTGTCATTAAGAAATACACACTACTAAATTTACTATAACCTTTCTATTTCCTTGGATCACAAAGAAGTTTACGCAGTTTAAAAAGTCGTTGACGTTATTATTGTTTCCAGTGCTTAAAGGTCTTGAGTGAATCTAAAAAGATAATTAACATGgtttatagaatatatataaagCTTAGATATTATCTGATTTGCAAAAACACTTGCACTTGATTATTTGACCTAGATTATCAACCCAGTGCTTTTGAccagtttaaatatatttaaaagggaaatgaGAACTCATATTTCCCCACTCATCTTTTCAGTGATAAATATCCTACCTTGTGACTAAATGTAGCCTACATACTATACGGAGATGTGTGTGAGctcattaaatgtataaatctGCCACATATTCCTGAAAAACTGAATCTGTAGTCCAGTTAGTAGTCTTTGAAAGGTACACATTTCGCTTTGAAAAAGTAGGAGAGAAAGCTAGATTTGTAAAGAAGTCTAatactcaaaataaaacccccACACATATTTCTAGctctatactgtatatatttgttagATATAAATAATTAGCACTTTTCTGTGATTAACTGGCCCACTCTGTGCCAATACTATGACATAGTCAATTTACTCCATGATTACCTTTTAATGTGGGATCCATGAAAGTGTTATTTTGATACTGGCTGCTTCTCCATTacttagattttttttctaatgctGCTACATATCTACCTTGAATGGGCACTCGTTTGAATTTCATTTATGATATATAtctatttattatgtttatctACCATTTTATTTCGTCTTAATCCGAACTGTCCCCTTTGCTGttataatgtacatttcctcGCTGTGGGACGAATAGTATCTGTGATTTGTGATTCTGAATTTGGCAGATGGTTTAGTGAAGTGACAAAATACTTCCTTGCGTTTTTTCCTCAGTGGTTGGGGAATTTGGTCGCATAGCGCTGGAGTTCTTGAGGAGAGGAACCAGTCCCAAGATATATGAGGGGGCAGCAAGTAAGAACAAGGCTTTCGTCACATCTTCCTTAGCAAGCGGCTCATTGGTTCACAGAGAAACATGTGTACACTGTAGGCAGTAGTGTACATTGTCATTTACACAAACTGTataaacaggatttattaataaTGTTTTGTGGTTTCCATAAGGAGCAGCTTTACACACATGCTAATTAGTCAAACGCATAATGACCCACTGCTTGCAGGGAAGCTGGGTGTTCCTGTGGAAATGGTGCAGCATGGAGTGGAAGGCCTGATGTTCCTGATGACAGAGAGCTCCAAACACATGgtgactcacacactcacacttactTTATGTCGGCCAGGACTTTTTTAACCTGCAACATGTCAGCTTTTGTCTGTTACATTAAGCAATGTGTGCTATTTATTCTCGGTCATCATGCAACACTAAATCCCCCAAAACGTTACTGAAGGTTCATTATGGTAACTTTGCGCTGTGTGCTTGTATTTAGATCTCTGAAGTGGATTTCCTGGACTCTGTGCTGGTCTTAGGTTTCAGTGAGGAGCTAAACCAGATCCTCTTACAGGTGACTTCGCTGTGTGTGATAGGTGTGTAATGAGCTGCATAGTTGTAAACTTTGAATGACCATGAGAGCTTTGTGTTGCAGCTCTACCTTCAGCACCACGTTCACATCCGCAGCATCCTGAGTCAGCTACCCTCCAATGTGCCAGCTTACCACAACCTGGAGTGGAGACTGGATGTacaggtgtgtttgtttctgtgcatTTGCCccatcatttattattcagcTGCTTGGCATTTATATTGAGAATGTAGTAAATGTGAATATGttagttttattcatttgtatttgggCAATCTTTGAAAGCATAACTGAGTTTGATAATGAATTGGTTGTTTAGTTAAGGGTAGTAGGCAAGCCCTACGTCCTAATAGCAATCAATAGTTTGAAGGCTCTGCCAAAAAGGTAAAAAACTGTATCTGTGGCCATGACAGGCCTCAAATAATCCCATCCAACCATTTATTACATGTGTTCCTCTCCCTCAAAATATCTCAATACATGACATGACACATTAGCTTTCCAACTGTGAAGGCTCATAAAACACATGCCTGTTTCATGTTCAATGTGATAATGTTATGTGTGAATGACACATGCTTGGTGGATTTCTTTGGTGACATACTTTCAAAAACGTACTTACTCTTGGTGGCTTCTACAAAGTTCATCACAGCTTCAATAATTTACAGAGACCTAAGCACCATTACAACTTGTGTGCCTGCGGCTATGACATAGTGAAAGGAGGGGGTCAGAAAGATTACAGccttaataaaacaacagatttaaataaatcctGGTcggttttaaatatatatgaatgtcCAAGCTTTAGATAAGGAGCAAGCGTCTTTAGCTTGTTGAAATTAGCTCAGCGCTGAAAGACAGCTAGCAGCTAATGTCTATATCAATTGGTATTTTGGGCCCTGGTTTTGTTTGAACTTCTTCGTCTTCtcattcttcctcttcttcttccataTATTTCAATGGTTTCCCTCACATCTTCCGGCAGTTGGCTAGTCGTGCAGTCCGTCAGCAGGTGGTTCCCATGCTGATGCTGCGTCTGCTCCTGAGTGGGGTTGGTGATGGAGTCTGTGCGCGCAGAGGGAAGGTTCTCCAGACGGACCCCAGCACCCTCCTGCACATCATCTCCACACTGGAGGCCGCTCTGGCTGCCATGAAAACCAGCCACGCTCGGCGCATATTTCGCAACATTAAATAACCCCCCTGGTTTGTTTGTGCGTAATATGTCAAATCACATTACTGCCTCTCCAGCTGAGTGTCTTGCCATGCAGCTCCTGGATGGTAAAAAGAGGCCGTCTTCCATCAGACTACTGGCTTTACTACCCTGGGGTCACATGTGCCTGATCTTATAGACTGTATATAATACAAGGATTCTACAGTGCTTCTGATGTGCTGAAGTGTGAGACGACATCAAAAGCCAGTCTTGTGGTTTTTCAAAGCCAACAGTGAAAAGGCAGAAGGGCAGCTGCCATCTGTTTAAACACGAATCAAGCACAATTACTGTATGTTTCATCACAGCATAGccgtttattattattatgattattaacatgtgtattcaataaatgtttgtattctCAATAAAAATGCCTATGAACCATTTATTACATGTTTGTTGAATAACatctggacaaaaaaaaagtccaattaGAAATCGCTGGTGTCAATTACTATTTCTTATCTCGTTGAGTATTAGTGTGAATAAGTTTTTGCTTAGACCTGTAGTGCTTTGATTAAtctctattttgtttttgtgagttGCCTGATGTTGGAAATATTAATGATGGTCTGCCTTTTGTCAAATATGATGGAACTAGATGGCACATGGTGTGTCCTGCTCAAAGCCAATATAATACTATTAACtattcaataattataaaataaagtataaaaacaatattttaattcTACAAATGATTTGTTGAAGTTCTATGGATAATCTAAGTGATCATAGTAATAAGTGCAAATTTTTTATGTATATGATAATACaagtatacattaaaaaaagggggggggggaaccaAGAAGACTTTCAGGTTTAGCCAGTATCAAGACATCCAGAGCATGCCCCCATAATAAAGAATTGCAcactgataaataaaacatagcaCAGATGGTGTGGTGtgccagaggaagaggaagcagccCGGTGTCAGGCATCAGCTGACCGCCTCAGCCCTACAGGAAGTCGGTTGGCTGATTCAACATGGCTGCTGTCTGAGGATAGAGGAGGAGTAGTCCAGGCTATGAAACAGTCCGGTTTCTGACTCGGTTCCCTGTGTTAGCTGCTGTCAACGCTGCTCCGACATGGCCCAGTGTGTTCAGTCTGTGCAGGAGTTCGTCCAGGACTCGTTTGTCCCTATGGTGGCCGTCTTGTGTAGTGAAGAAGCGGAGAGAGTGACTCGCAAGAACAACCTGAGTTTCGCTGAGCTGCTGCGGCCTTTCTGCAGACTAACGTCCGAAGGTAAGGCTGAATGTTTACCCTGAGTGTCCGTCTCACACAGAGCTTTAGTGAG
This DNA window, taken from Eleginops maclovinus isolate JMC-PN-2008 ecotype Puerto Natales chromosome 9, JC_Emac_rtc_rv5, whole genome shotgun sequence, encodes the following:
- the commd2 gene encoding COMM domain-containing protein 2, translating into MLLVLSEEHKEHLSFLPQVDAAVVGEFGRIALEFLRRGTSPKIYEGAARKLGVPVEMVQHGVEGLMFLMTESSKHMISEVDFLDSVLVLGFSEELNQILLQLYLQHHVHIRSILSQLPSNVPAYHNLEWRLDVQLASRAVRQQVVPMLMLRLLLSGVGDGVCARRGKVLQTDPSTLLHIISTLEAALAAMKTSHARRIFRNIK